A section of the Phaseolus vulgaris cultivar G19833 chromosome 8, P. vulgaris v2.0, whole genome shotgun sequence genome encodes:
- the LOC137824625 gene encoding uncharacterized protein gives MQFADDTLFFCEESHSNVVAIKAILRGFELASGLKINFHKSRIAGVNVNRNAMVCYAKILNCGQMGVPFKYLGLEVGGNPRKTAFWEPVLSKLRARLNAWRGRFLSLAGRICLIKSVITAVPLFYLSLYKAPNCVCRSIISLQRRFLWGWGKEKKPIAWVSWEVLCKPKEEGGLGIKDIRKFNYALLAKWRWRLISEEKGRWKEMLFSKYGVDLECRQASIKVQSWWWRDLQKVCTEGEGEGWFNQQVVWKVGSGDKVRFWEDALAGRIPTRESLSRRGVIMNTILCAMCELQEETCQHTFIECDVAQRVWVLCLRWIGIVSVQHNAILAHFESFYLPQLSSRQNLLWKGVWATIVACIWEQRNSVVFSQGKIDVEEIIQKVQLKSWQWLKHRDPSFSYSLSDWMLNPLVCIRSYK, from the exons ATGCAATTTGCAGATGACACTTTATTCTTCTGTGAGGAGTCTCATAGTAATGTGGTGGCTATTAAGGCAATCCTTAGGGGGTTCGAGCTAGCCTCAGGCCTGAAGATTAATTTCCACAAATCCAGAATTGCAGGTGTAAATGTTAACCGAAATGCCATGGTCTGCTATGCAAAAATCTTGAATTGTGGTCAGATGGGAGTACCGTTTAAGTATCTGGGCTTGGAGGTGGGAGGGAATCCAAGAAAGACTGCTTTTTGGGAGCCTGTCCTAAGTAAACTAAGAGCCAGACTTAATGCATGGAGAGGGAGATTTCTATCTTTGGCAGGGAGAATTTGTCTCATCAAATCAGTTATAACAGCAGTCCCACTATTCTACCTTTCGCTTTATAAAGCACCTAATTGCGTGTGCAGAAGCATTATCAGCTTACAACGGAGGTTCCTATGGGGTTGGGGGAAGGAGAAGAAACCGATCGCTTGGGTAAGTTGGGAAGTGCTGTGTAAACCAAAGGAGGAAGGTGGTTTGGGAATCAAAGATATTAGGAAGTTCAATTATGCTCTTCTGGCTAAATGGAGGTGGCGTCTGATATCTGAAGAGAAAGGAAGGTGGAAGGAGATGTTGTTTTCCAAGTATGGGGTGGATTTAGAATGCCGGCAAGCATCAATAAAAGTCCAAtcctggtggtggagagacttaCAGAAAGTGTGCACGGAGGGAGAAGGAGAAGGTTGGTTTAATCAGCAAGTCGTATGGAAAGTAGGAAGTGGAGACAAAGTAAGATTTTGGGAGGATGCATTGGCCG GCAGAATACCTACAAGGGAAAGCTTGAGTAGAAGAGGGGTGATCATGAACACAATCCTCTGTGCTATGTGCGAGTTACAGGAGGAAACATGCCAACATACATTCATAGAATGTGATGTTGCTCAGAGGGTGTGGGTGTTATGTCTTAGATGGATCGGCATTGTGTCTGTACAGCATAATGCCATTTTAGCTCACTTTGAAAGTTTTTATCTACCCCAACTTAGCAGTAGACAAAATCTCTTATGGAAAGGAGTGTGGGCAACTATAGTGGCATGTATATGGGAGCAAAGGAACTCTGTTGTCTTTAGCCAAGGGAAAATAGATGTGGAGGAGATTATTCAAAAAGTCCAGCTTAAGTCCTGGCAGTGGTTAAAGCACAGGGACCCCTCTTTTAGCTATTCTCTTTCAGATTGGATGTTGAACCCCCTTGTCTGTATTAGAAGCTACAAATAA